catcaatgacaaaggttgtcaaagtgtcaattgagtgtgatttccagcttcatccttataaccggttggttacaatataaaaaaggtctgccaataccagatttGGGCTCTTAGTGAACCATTCACTGTCCTTTAATGCGGCCtctgttctctgaattgtaccggtgaggtgttgcatttgttgtttcggtgttttctatccttgaactagagcctcggatatctcttttctcaaggaggtgaggtagtccaatcttcgactaagtctccattttcaatcttttgcctttccttttattctttccttctctttttccaattttagaagttcctcctcaaaacttgttgttttctgctcaaaaattgataatggttcaaatgaattaatgaagttgtcagctaatttatttatttcttcctataccttgctgatcttcttgtctatttctattgtcaaaaagtttgttttgcatgtatctctatacaaagttttaaactcttttagtgtattacatagtgccggtaaaagagtgtcaaattgtctcatgcacttctttatttcctcttcaaagaatttgtgtttttccttctctagtttttctttgaatgcttcctcatttatttgttcaactctcacaatgttgtcagtaatatacttagacaatgtgtcaagttgattcaaagaatctttattatccacattacatttgggtgctatcattttcaaaattgggattgtatcatcaatagctttgtatgcttgtgagatacactctgttattttcttgatagaatccaaaagaacttctgtcacatttgttggtctaaattctgcaatggaagaaccaacaatctgtattccactAGTGTGAGTAATTTCTTTGTTtatagtgacctctggtaggtcagtttgtgtttgtatttctctaagcaaaggtttgggttgctcAGTTGTTgctagtggcactgtctctgcatgaacctattcctatgagggagcctgttgctctgcttgtttctcagtgttgtccactACCGGTTTTTCTTCTGTGCTACCTATTGCCGGTGGCCCAGTTGCCACATCTATGTTCCttgttgattccttatctaccacaatattgacttttttagtgtcaatgttcattgtatataacacctcagaatcaggatttgtgtcctcatgtgatatgtccatactctcactagctggttgattgtcaatagtaactaccggtggagtatctagagttggtggggataagttgtctgttatttttatgatgggtggtccaccaacctttccttttcccttatccttttgatataccttgatgggtttagggctttgatactcttcctgcttttccttctctacaaggaatgtGTCCCATGCAAtagttgtttcttctgttacctcattcactctacctaccatcagtgctacatgctagtgagcagttgaaaatactgaccggttagccttagagatcaattgatctatctctttaggtgagttgacaggatgtacaacaagtagtttttcaatttttattttcttatcaagctcagcaatagcttgccttctagcttctagtcttttgtACAGTTCTGCCGATATTtgatcaacaacttgcatcaaaaatttcttgtagatatatAAGTTtcggattacactattttctattttctccttgtcatcaactaataATGTGCTATATAATTTGTCCccactacaaggccatgttaggggGATGTAGACTTaaactaacaatgcaagatgggtccccactactaggccatgttaggtatccatgCACAAATGTAATGCAATCGCTCACAAACAAAGatagagagaaaaaaccaatgggaaaaatcTCCCCCCAATAGAGAGATGAAATCAAACAATGCTCTCAATGAAGAATGAGAAGaaaaaaacctcatgtgaggaaaagtccccccataagagagaggaagagagaccatgaagccccctctCTATGTAGAATCTCTTGGAAGGATGGTCCAATGATTTTGACAAAAattcctccccataaggaagaaataaagccaatgttgcaccaagaatgtcaaagtATGACAAAACCAGGTACTAATGTCGATGAAGAATGTCTAgcgaatcactcactgcaacaaaatgaaaatcaagcATGAAGACACTTGCTTTGAGCATCAATTGGATACTCATCAATGGCatattggtacaatctaagtctcactaGAGTCATGCACAaactggtacaatctaagtctcaattggagaCATGCACCAAATCTCATAAGATATTTCCTAATCTACgaagtacaagaggattacatcaaatgtgacatcaatgacaaagtacaaagaggtgtgacactttatattagtgtgttacaacatagctcatgcaagagaatacaacatgatatggtgcaaatctggaaacatgaagatgatgccaccaaacaGATGCCCTATAGAAGACtatagatgaagatgcctctgattggGATGTCGCCAAGAGAAATGTAGGAGAAAACTAACCCCCCCGGATGCCAATTGGAGATGTTGCAAAATAGGTATGATAAGTGGACAAGAAAAATTTGTTCTCAACTTTGCTTatttaatgacatttttatttttaaaagattcaaaaaatattaataaaaacatttattaaaataaaccattaaaaaatactttattgacaatcaaagaaaaaaatacatgttttttttaaattgagaataaaaaaactttattaaaagataataaagaaaaaaaattatttttttatttttaaatatttatatttttattaaaaactgtttaacaaatttattaaaaacaaagttttattttaaaaaaaaaacttaattaaaaaaacgTTATTTAAATAAATCGATATTTAGATTGTACCATGTGAGAGTTTGTCTATAGAAACCCAAGATTTAAAGGCCATTGAAAAGCACAAGAATAAGAGAGAAACAATATgtaacaagaacaaactgtattttcatcaagatgcaaaatacccaaCTGCTGGATTACAATGtaaatgagccttcttataaaggcaaggctttGAGAgtgcacaatcatgacatgtggcccaatgattTATACAAGGGTAGATAGGGGTAGATGGGAAAAATAGTAGAATTTTTCACTAAAGGTGTATCACCTACCAAAAgtggaatgtgataacaagataacaccacaaaagatgaaatttctcctacaaccatcttccctagatgcaATTTTCTCTAAGTGTATCATATgtaaactactatgagatgcattatcctaagtcaacttaagtaaagtgtaattatgagacataatttacaccaacaaggaTGAATATTTATTTAGATTCAAATACACATATTGGTTTATTTAATAATAATTCAATTAGAATATTAAGTTGTGGGAGAGTCAAACTCAAACTAACAAAACCATTACACACATAGAAATACTAAAAACTACTAAAACACAAACAAAAAACTTCCAACACCTTCAAATATCATACAATCCCTATTATATAGAGATCTCTATGTTTAAGAATATATAAGTTATATAATGAATGTAAATGAGCCTGGCGGGGCAGCATAGCTGGTTTAGTGCTTGAATTGCTTGGGGCCAACACTTTTGTAGCCTTTGGTGATAccacaaaattatcaaaaaaataaaaatgtaaatgaaTACATAAATGACATAGGACAAGTGTAGAAcactattaaatataatttatggTTTGATCACTCTAGATTTGATAAAAGTCATAGTCTCACCCACTTCCATCTCCATTTGGCTCTAAACAATATTTAACATGGAAATACTTAAAGAATATAGAGCTCATCTCTATCTATACTTTTACATTTCCTAGAATCTACTTCATATTAAATGTGAACTTTGGATTTCTTACAATTCTATACATTTTTGTAAATTTAGGCTTTTCATGCTATAGATAATCCAAATGTTCATGTCTTCTCAATAATAATATTCCAAAAAAGTTTCAAATATgagaaaattattaaattttaatcgaTTAATATTGCTAAAATAACTTAAGTGTCATTTATACAAATATTTCTTGCCTCCAAATTAGCTATTTATCTTTTTAAAATTAACATCTATTTCATTTTGGATGTGTTTGTATTCACAGATCCTacaatcataaaaatttaaaataaaagataaGAATTGTTCTTAACACAATCATAATATGATGCTTCCTCTTATAGTCTTACTTAAAACACCTATAAAAACTGATTTTTTACATTCTTATTAAaagattaatatttaaataattagcatcatttaattaaactaatataCTCAATAAAACTTATTTTTAtaactttttttaatattttaaaattcatATAACTCCACCAACaaaccataaacaatctgaaaatcTAAACTCTGCCTAAAAAATAATCACTAAAAGTCTCTAGTAATAGTTCAAAATCCTCTAAGAACATTACCGATGCAAAGAAAATTGTGAGAACATCTAAAGAGCCGGCCCAATTCTTTAATCAGTTCAATCAAATTCTTCTACCAGCTTTGTAGTTTCAGGAAGTTTAAGTcactaataataaaaaaaataattgaattCTCCAAAGCCATTGCCCTACCATACAAAGAAAACTATGGAAATAGctaaacttaccagtttctcttgtTCAGATCCACACAAACAAATGCTAAATTAGCCGGCAAAATTCTTTGATAGCTCCCCTCTTCTATAAATAGCTCTTCCATTAAAACTCTCACAAATGCATAGCAGCACTTAAAGCTCCTGAAAAAGATAGTTTTTGTTTGCattagagaagaaaaagaaaaatggttGTCAAGGTGCTTGGAGCAATCCAATCTGCCTGCACAAGAAGGGTGCTTACATGCCTGATAGAGAAAGATATTGAGTATGAAATTGTGCCTGTTGATCTAAGAAAAAAAGAGCAGAAAAAACCAGAGTTCATGGCTTTACAGGTAGGGGACCTTGTATGGATTGGTCTTGTATTTGTATCTTTGTAATTGTTGTTTGTAACTTATATTGTGTGATGCAGCCCTTTGGAAAAGTTCCAGTGGTCCAGGATGGAGATCTCACATTGTTTGGTAATGATTTAAATTGTGTATAATGTTTAAGCAATCCAGATTTTAGACTACTGCTTTCAATAGCAATTTTTTCTTTATAGTGTTATATAGATAGGCCTGATCTGGGCATCTGGTATATCTTGATCTGATTTGGATTGTGTAAATTTTGATGTTTCATGTATTTTATTGATTGTATATATAAATGGACAAGTTTAAACAGTATATTCTAAATCTTGATCTGTTTAGATGCATCTGAAATCATATTAGTAGGTGACCTATTTGTAATCATGCTAACTTTTCTAGTGGGATTCACTTACTAGTGTGATTTCAGGTGAACCACCTAAACAAATCGAAATTTAGAATGTGTTTTTTATGCCAAAATTATCGAGAGCAGAAGGTCTTATAGTTCCACACCAAAATGTCTATGCAGCACCTAGAATGCACCTTTgcttgtatttattaattaattaaaaattaaaaaagctattgtattctgatttttaattaattaataaatatggtcAAAGATGCATCCTAGGTACTGTGTAGACGTTGGGCACCCTAACTTCACATCTCTCAAAATTCTATGTGAGTATTTTAAATTACTCTTTGTTTTGTACCTTAATTTCACAGCTTCCCAAATTTTATGGGTATTTCAAATCACAGAGTTTTGTACAATTCACttgtcaagtcccctacttataaaaTTTGGTTTCAAGTCCACATGCTCAAATATTTTGCCACATCAACGTGCTTTTTGTTGATGTGTCCAAAATGGTCCCCAAAAAGAGTAAGATGAATAGTTGTACACTAAGTCATGTTTAATTTGTGCGCTGATGGGGCATCACATAATTGATTGCCTTTCAGacttaagaatttttttttgaagataagTATCATTTAACTACAGAAACTCATTTTGATCAACTCTATACCCACTATAAGATCCTCTAGCCTAAATTGAACTTAGATGATGTAAATTATCATTTCTCTTCTGATATATTAATTGTATGAATAAGTCTGATTTGGGTGATGTAGATCATCACTTTCAGTGAAAGATATTCGATTCATATATTTAGACCTGTTTTGGGTAGGATGGATTTAAGGTATACGTTTTGAGGATAACATCATATAACTATTTAAGTGCTCTACGAAGAAGTTCATTTTGATTAATATTCTACTGTACGGCCATCTCTGCTAAATTGAATTTGGGTGATATAAACTATCACTTTATTAATTGTATAAATAAACCTGATTTGGGTGACGTAGATTATCACTTTCTGTGAGACACATTCAATTTACATATTTAGACCTGATTTGGGCATTTAAGATATTCCTTCTCCATGATTTTATATGTACTGGGTTTGTGCAGAGTCAAGGGCAATCATAAGGTACTTTGCTGAGAAATATGCAGAGAAGGGGACCTGTCTGCTGGGGAAAACTCTAGAGGAGAGAGCATTGGTTGAACAGTGGCTAGAAGTTGAAGGGCAGAACTTCAGTGCTCATTCTTATACACTGATTAATCAGCTACTAATTGTCCCAAGGATGGGTATGCCTCAGGACCTAGCATTGATTCAGAGCAGTATTGAGCAGCTGGgtaaagtgtttgatgtgtatgaAGAGAGGTTGTCAAAGAGCAAGTACTTGGCAGGGGGATTTTTTAGCCTTGCTGATCTGACCCATCTTCCATATACTGATTATATAGTGAATGTTACTGATAAGGGATATCTGGTTAGGGATAGGAAACATGTGAATGCATGGTGGGAGGATATTTCCTCCAGACCTGCATGGAAGAAGGTTTCAGTTATGTGAAACCTTGGATCATGTGGCTGAGGTTGCAAAATTTTATTATCTTGTGTTTTAAAGATGTATGTAGGGAGATTATGTTAATAACATCTTTTTTAGTTTTAAaacagtggtatcctttgatggtttaaaaaaatacaaaaccaTGACATGTTAAGTGTAAATCTTTGTAATATTTAAGTTATATGCACCTTAACTATTCTCATTAAAACTTGTTCATTTTGGC
The nucleotide sequence above comes from Cryptomeria japonica chromosome 11, Sugi_1.0, whole genome shotgun sequence. Encoded proteins:
- the LOC131041328 gene encoding glutathione S-transferase F9-like, which encodes MVVKVLGAIQSACTRRVLTCLIEKDIEYEIVPVDLRKKEQKKPEFMALQPFGKVPVVQDGDLTLFESRAIIRYFAEKYAEKGTCLLGKTLEERALVEQWLEVEGQNFSAHSYTLINQLLIVPRMGMPQDLALIQSSIEQLGKVFDVYEERLSKSKYLAGGFFSLADLTHLPYTDYIVNVTDKGYLVRDRKHVNAWWEDISSRPAWKKVSVM